In Phoenix dactylifera cultivar Barhee BC4 chromosome 11, palm_55x_up_171113_PBpolish2nd_filt_p, whole genome shotgun sequence, the following are encoded in one genomic region:
- the LOC103720486 gene encoding transcription factor MYB97 — translation MKSGGGAEESSAAAAAALKKGPWTAAEDAILMEYVKKYGEGNWNAVQKNSGLNRCGKSCRLRWANHLRPNLRKGPFTPEEELLILHLHAQLGNKWARMAAQLPGRTDNEIKNYWNTRIKRRKRAGLPLYPPEVQRQVLLQHGYHLRPPATSYPASPDPPTPLPAPVPRARLRPPPLSLLHPITFPSSPSPTVAFSSSPSATAPIPLLAQNQFSNGLPSQFPLSSPVLPPSPPLFPSQHQPQLQFSISCPVSPAQPPPQFSLSCPVSPNPPSPLFQPQQAMHCKLGSLVVNPSPSSMQMPFRGELPSSQILGETGGGCGGASIGLLRSSSTGLLDDMIRELQRGVEIPRADLQPQPPPAAGAQGGDGHLGGNDVRKGGTFSPLQGSVQESLSKLDGSDSSINGIEMRSEVTNEISPVHDDITMLFDTRPAPTMLATMVAPEWYNSDSGEISNGPSSVMTDDDIGLEMHQLASSLSIAPMNQEWNIRS, via the exons ATGAAGAGCGGAGGAGGGGCGGAGGAGTcatcggcggcggcggcggcggcgctgaAGAAGGGGCCGTGGACGGCGGCAGAGGACGCGATCCTGATGGAGTACGTGAAGAAGTACGGGGAGGGTAACTGGAACGCGGTCCAGAAGAACAGCGGCCTCAACCGCTGCGGCAAGAGCTGCCGCCTCCGCTGGGCCAACCACCTCCGCCCCAACCTCAGGAAGGGCCCCTTCACCCCCGAGGAGGAGCTCCTCATCCTCCACCTCCACGCTCAGCTCGGCAACAAGTGGGCTCGCATGGCCGCCCAA TTACCGGGGAGGACGGATAATGAGATCAAGAACTACTGGAACACGCGGATCAAGCGGCGGAAGCGTGCGGGGCTGCCTCTGTACCCGCCGGAGGTCCAGCGGCAGGTTTTACTCCAGCACGGCTACCACCTCCGCCCTCCCGCCACCTCCTATCCCGCCTCTCCGGATCCTCCCACGCCGCTGCCTGCTCCCGTTCCCCGCGCCcggctccgccctccgccgctcTCATTGCTGCACCCGATCACCTTCCCGTCCTCTCCTTCTCCGACGGTGGCGTTCTCGTCGTCCCCCTCCGCGACCGCGCCCATCCCTCTCCTTGCTCAGAACCAATTCTCGAACGGTCTTCCTTCCCAGTTCCCGCTCTCCTCCCCTGTCCtgcctccttctcctcccctGTTCCCATCTCAGCACCAGCCGCAGCTGCAGTTTTCTATTTCCTGCCCTGTTTCGCCGGCTCAGCCGCCGCCGCAGTTCTCTCTTTCCTGCCCTGTTTCGCCGAATCCGCCGAGCCCTTTATTTCAGCCGCAGCAGGCGATGCACTGCAAATTGGGGAGTTTGGTTGTCAATCCATCACCTTCTTCGATGCAGATGCCCTTCAGGGGCGAGCTcccttcaagccaaatactGGGGGAGACGGGCGGCGGCTGCGGCGGTGCTTCCATCGGGCTGCTCCGGTCGAGCAGCACTGGGCTGCTGGACGACATGATACGGGAGCTGCAGCGTGGTGTTGAGATTCCGAGGGCGGACCTGCAGCCtcagccgccgccggccgccggagcACAGGGTGGGGACGGTCACCTCGGTGGTAACGACGTCAGAAAAGGTGGCACCTTTTCTCCCCTTCAGGGCTCGGTTCAGGAATCTCTCAGTAAGTTGGACGGCTCCGACTCTTCCATTAATG GAATTGAGATGaggagcgaagtgacaaatgaGATCAGTCCTGTGCATGACGACATAACCATGCTGTTCGATACAAGACCGGCGCCCACAATGCTTGCAACAATGGTGGCCCCTGAATGGTACAATAGCGACAGCGGAGAAATCTCCAATGGTCCATCATCCGTCATGACCGATGACGACATTGGGCTCGAAATGCATCAATTGGCTTCATCCCTTTCTATCGCTCCCATGAACCAGGAATGGAACATCAGATCGTGA